A stretch of Branchiostoma lanceolatum isolate klBraLanc5 chromosome 14, klBraLanc5.hap2, whole genome shotgun sequence DNA encodes these proteins:
- the LOC136448780 gene encoding annexin A7-like has protein sequence MVLRALGPKEDEEVVKKFAAVNHHPPPQQGYVYQPPLQQFPPLQQFPPPQQFPPLQQFPPPQQFPPQQFPPPQQFPPPQQFPPLQQFPPPQQFPPLQQFPSPQQFPPPQQYYTPVQQFYPQQQPIQQLNQPQPPPKQFSPAAWSPVHP, from the coding sequence ATGGTTTTGCGTGCACTGGGTCCTAAAGAAGATGAAGAGGTTGTGAAGAAATTCGCTGCCGTTAACCATCACCCGCCGCCGCAGCAGGGTTATGTTTATCAGCCACCACTTCAACAGTTCCCACCACTTCAACAGTTCCCACCGCCTCAGCAGTTCCCTCCACTTCAACAGTTCCCACCGCCTCAGCAGTTCCCTCCACAACAGTTCCCACCGCCTCAGCAGTTCCCTCCACCTCAACAGTTCCCACCACTTCAACAGTTCCCACCACCTCAACAGTTCCCACCACTTCAACAGTTCCCATCGCCTCAGCAGTTCCCTCCACCTCAGCAGTACTACACACCTGTCCAGCAGTTCTACCCACAGCAGCAACCTATCCAGCAGCTCAACCAACCTCAGCCGCCGCCCAAACAGTTTTCCCCTGCAGCTTGGTCACCAGTTCACCCCTAG
- the LOC136448387 gene encoding uncharacterized protein — MAGNRSTRASTRAKTSTKWWNVPASKIPADETIHIDYNDEAKTSPCDTKFVTTPARVPVWVKVCKLRYNEEYGKQNGQKVEWREGDKEDILIITGTETKDGQSQKTCVLSIHFWKNGTICIQGSAFLGWTDKIFPTLKKKVEETFNTRQNGDTSQTHATGNQNHDTGSSSAAIPEGQTLLSSNTENNSSEITDLSDETPVKAPTGTPMKKNRFRKAVENFISPFRSPTTPHSPLTLSNHDMDTEENRTPSSYVKDPSTDEHITRDIQKHYTDLVDLVNNLQTDLKALKTEQDKQKGEFEKELKTVSRELTKQLDEEKTRHANESKSVNSRHNEEIATLTAQCESLRCLVETQQQQIVKLQEVTDSIQLSQSISKMRTYAETVKMYPDNHANHATIQPNTQEINSDVEPTQPVMSQERQQTPTEHERSTEIRVYTDSIWKAVNISRMFPNRSTHKDQSSTISIATKKLETVNDPGTSYAILHVGSNDLDNSRHDDSSVQDCLQKTEELVSHAKTSFPNATVVLSQVLPRGHDPESTLNKNIKSYNQSVMQMYKDDEKILYVRHKKLSVSRQLYKRDGIHLDDITGTSLLVADVKRTIWSLENTHPGHNSETRNQHTRSQQGDDTPSSSQSRPRQDNRPQQYRDRGRPTRSWRSDNYTTGEWRRRPSAPHEDIMNLAYKLKGLLNTI; from the coding sequence ATGGCTGGTAATAGGAGCACCAGAGCGTCAACTCGTGCGAAAACTTCAACGAAATGGTGGAACGTTCCTGCGTCGAAGATCCCGGCAGATGAGACAATACACATCGACTACAATGATGAGGCGAAAACCAGCCCCTGCGACACAAAGTTCGTGACGACTCCTGCCAGAGTTCCTGTGTGGGTGAAAGTGTGTAAGTTGCGTTACAATGAGGAGTACGGGAAACAAAATGGACAGAAAGTAGAGTGGAGAGAAGGTGACAAAGAAGACATCTTGATCATCACGGGAACAGAAACGAAAGATGGACAATCTCAGAAGACATGTGTGCTGTCGATCCACTTCTGGAAAAACGGGACAATCTGTATCCAAGGATCAGCTTTCCTGGGGTGGACTGATAAAATATTTCCcactttgaagaaaaaagtcGAGGAAACTTTCAACACTCGTCAAAATGGCGACACAAGCCAAACCCACGCCACCGGAAATCAAAACCACGATACCGGAAGTAGCTCAGCAGCCATACCGGAAGGTCAGACTCTATTATCTTCTAATACTGAGAACAATTCTTCCGAGATCACCGATCTTTCTGACGAAACCCCTGTCAAGGCTCCTACAGGCACACCAATGAAGAAAAACAGATTCAGAAAAGCTGTTGAGAACTTTATCAGCCCCTTCAGGTCCCCAACCACTCCTCATTCACCTCTGACCTTGAGTAATCATGACATGGACACTGAGGAGAATCGAACACCATCCAGCTATGTGAAAGATCCATCTACAGACGAGCACATTACAAGAGACATTCAAAAACACTACACGGATCTTGTTGATCTCGTCAACAATCTGCAAACAGACTTGAAGGCGCTGAAAACTGAGCAAGATAAACAAAAGGGCGAAtttgaaaaagaattgaaaaccGTCTCCCGTGAGCTGACAAAACAGCTGGACGAAGAAAAGACAAGGCATGCAAATGAAAGCAAGAGTGTGAACAGCCGCCACAATGAAGAAATCGCCACCCTCACAGCCCAGTGTGAATCTCTTAGATGCCTTGttgaaacacaacaacaacagattgtAAAACTACAGGAAGTGACGGACTCCATTCAGCTCTCACAATCCATCTCAAAGATGAGAACGTATGCAGagactgtaaaaatgtacccagACAATCATGCTAATCATGCAACAATACAGCCAAATACACAAGAAATCAACTCAGACGTTGAACCGACCCAACCGGTTATGTCACAGGAACGGCAACAAACTCCAACAGAGCATGAGAGATCGACAGAAATCAGGGTGTACACGGACTCCATATGGAAAGCCGTAAACATCTCTAGAATGTTCCCCAATCGTTCAACACACAAAGACCAGTCATCCACAATATCCATTGCCACGAAGAAGCTAGAAACAGTTAATGATCCGGGGACATCATATGCCATACTTCACGTTGGATCAAACGACTTAGACAACTCCCGACATGACGATTCTTCTGTACAAGACTGTCTGCAGAAAACGGAAGAACTCGTCTCACATGCCAAAACGTCGTTCCCAAACGCCACAGTTGTCTTGTCACAAGTTCTGCCAAGAGGCCATGACCCAGAGTCAACActgaacaaaaacataaaaagttACAACCAATCtgtcatgcaaatgtataaGGATGACGAGAAAATCCTGTACGTACGTCACAAGAAGCTGTCAGTATCAAGACAGCTTTACAAACGCGATGGTATCCACCTAGATGACATCACAGGGACGAGTCTTCTAGTGGCAGACGTCAAACGTACCATCTGGTCCCTGGAGAACACACACCCTGGCCACAACAGCGAAACCCGGAATCAACACACGAGAAGCCAGCAGGGAGATGACACCCCTTCATCATCCCAGTCCCGACCACGACAAGACAACAGACCACAGCAGTACCGCGACCGAGGCAGACCAACACGATCCTGGCGTTCTGACAACTATACAACCGGAGAGTGGAGACGTCGTCCTAGCGCACCACATGAGGACATTATGAACTTGGCATACAAACTGAAAGGACTGCTAAACACCATTTAA